Proteins encoded by one window of Cannabis sativa cultivar Pink pepper isolate KNU-18-1 chromosome 4, ASM2916894v1, whole genome shotgun sequence:
- the LOC115714960 gene encoding uncharacterized protein LOC115714960 isoform X2, translating into MSPCSHGYVDFGRFDKFNYFVAGAGHVDFVQGFYNGDLRQCEDSFDKMGRTAQVNVICGACPNGKCEGLPGCICNISYESTCRVLLDLAIPCGEPGPRVFKGFTVGFHPRTWEIVNDGMTQLGFEESHHEFGFATEQAHVSLYMTAIASQSTLVQKPIVKVFPDNGLEVRLSGSGASGKPPTTLSPTVLAIDWRCEKARDSPYKVNVTILVEGYEPVQFVLTKMCEFRQDQAGDATRGWATFGILSCIFIVLSTLFCCGGFIYKARVQHQRGTDALPGMTILSACLETVSGGVGQGYTRTEDLNNAYASEASWERPPVPAAAQQGTRRQTERKYGAI; encoded by the exons ATGTCACCATGTTCTCAT GGATACGTGGATTTTGGTCGCTTTGATAAGTTTAACTATTTTGTTGCTGGGGCAGGACATGTTGACTTTGTTCAA GGCTTTTACAATGGAGACCTGAGACAGTGCGAGGACAGTTTTGATAAGATGGGACGAACAGCACAG GTAAATGTCATATGCGGGGCTTGTCCAAATGGAAAATGTGAAG GTTTACCTGGATGCATCTGCAATATCTCTTATGAATCTACTTGCAG AGTTTTACTTGATCTTGCCATTCCATGTGGGGAACCAGGTCCACGAGTATTTAAAGGCTTCACAGTTGGCTTCCATCCACGAACATGGGAAATT GTCAATGATGGCATGACTCAACTGGGTTTTGAAGAGTCTCACCACGAGTTCGG CTTCGCAACTGAACAGGCTCATGTTTCCCTATACATGACTGCAATTGCTTCCCAATCAACTTTGGTGCAGAAACCTATTGTCAAG GTTTTCCCTGACAATGGCCTTGAGGTCAGATTATCAGGCTCAGGAGCTTCTGGAAAACCTCCCACAACTTTGTCACCCACAGTGTTGGCTATAGATTGGAGAT GTGAGAAGGCTCGTGATAGTCCATACAAAGTTAATGTCACTATCCTGGTTGAGGGTTATGAACCTGTGCAGTTCGTTCTTACTAAAATGTGTG AATTCAGGCAGGATCAAGCTGGAGATGCTACAAGAGGATGGGCTACATTTGGAATTTTATCCTGCAT ATTCATAGTCTTATCAACTCTGTTCTGTTGTGGAGGGTTTATTTATAAGGCTCGAGTTCAACACCAG CGTGGAACTGATGCATTGCCAGGCATGACAATTCTATCTGCCTGTTTAGAAACG GTGAGTGGAGGAGTAGGGCAAGGTTACACCCGAACGGAAGATTTGAATAACGCTTATGCTAGTGAAGCTTCATGGGAACGTCCTCCTGTCCCCGCCGCTGCCCAACAAGGAACGAGAAGACAAACCGAAAGGAAATACGGTGCAATTTAA
- the LOC115714960 gene encoding uncharacterized protein LOC115714960 isoform X1 has product MQRLKCCLSSHSLHSWFVIITAIISQAFRAASVVIPSSNCYVINNSSRVVDFTSWIGHPFEYDAEGHGSDLVVRFCKDVETRSQTGYVDFGRFDKFNYFVAGAGHVDFVQGFYNGDLRQCEDSFDKMGRTAQVNVICGACPNGKCEGLPGCICNISYESTCRVLLDLAIPCGEPGPRVFKGFTVGFHPRTWEIVNDGMTQLGFEESHHEFGFATEQAHVSLYMTAIASQSTLVQKPIVKVFPDNGLEVRLSGSGASGKPPTTLSPTVLAIDWRCEKARDSPYKVNVTILVEGYEPVQFVLTKMCEFRQDQAGDATRGWATFGILSCIFIVLSTLFCCGGFIYKARVQHQRGTDALPGMTILSACLETVSGGVGQGYTRTEDLNNAYASEASWERPPVPAAAQQGTRRQTERKYGAI; this is encoded by the exons ATGCAGAGGCTTAAATGCTGTTTGAGCTCTCATTCTTTACATTCCTGGTTTGTGATAATTACAG CTATTATATCACAGGCGTTCAGAGCTGCATCGGTTGTGATTCCGAGTTCCAATTGCTACGTTATCAACAACTCTAGTCGAGTTGTGGATTTT ACAAGTTGGATTGGACATCCTTTTGAATATGATGCAGAG GGACATGGCTCAGACTTGGTAGTTCGATTTTGCAAAGATGTGGAAACTAGATCACAAACG GGATACGTGGATTTTGGTCGCTTTGATAAGTTTAACTATTTTGTTGCTGGGGCAGGACATGTTGACTTTGTTCAA GGCTTTTACAATGGAGACCTGAGACAGTGCGAGGACAGTTTTGATAAGATGGGACGAACAGCACAG GTAAATGTCATATGCGGGGCTTGTCCAAATGGAAAATGTGAAG GTTTACCTGGATGCATCTGCAATATCTCTTATGAATCTACTTGCAG AGTTTTACTTGATCTTGCCATTCCATGTGGGGAACCAGGTCCACGAGTATTTAAAGGCTTCACAGTTGGCTTCCATCCACGAACATGGGAAATT GTCAATGATGGCATGACTCAACTGGGTTTTGAAGAGTCTCACCACGAGTTCGG CTTCGCAACTGAACAGGCTCATGTTTCCCTATACATGACTGCAATTGCTTCCCAATCAACTTTGGTGCAGAAACCTATTGTCAAG GTTTTCCCTGACAATGGCCTTGAGGTCAGATTATCAGGCTCAGGAGCTTCTGGAAAACCTCCCACAACTTTGTCACCCACAGTGTTGGCTATAGATTGGAGAT GTGAGAAGGCTCGTGATAGTCCATACAAAGTTAATGTCACTATCCTGGTTGAGGGTTATGAACCTGTGCAGTTCGTTCTTACTAAAATGTGTG AATTCAGGCAGGATCAAGCTGGAGATGCTACAAGAGGATGGGCTACATTTGGAATTTTATCCTGCAT ATTCATAGTCTTATCAACTCTGTTCTGTTGTGGAGGGTTTATTTATAAGGCTCGAGTTCAACACCAG CGTGGAACTGATGCATTGCCAGGCATGACAATTCTATCTGCCTGTTTAGAAACG GTGAGTGGAGGAGTAGGGCAAGGTTACACCCGAACGGAAGATTTGAATAACGCTTATGCTAGTGAAGCTTCATGGGAACGTCCTCCTGTCCCCGCCGCTGCCCAACAAGGAACGAGAAGACAAACCGAAAGGAAATACGGTGCAATTTAA